In the genome of Zonotrichia albicollis isolate bZonAlb1 chromosome 7, bZonAlb1.hap1, whole genome shotgun sequence, the window GATTTCAGTGTCCCCGAACTGCATCAGCGTTTTGATCTCGCGCCGGTTGGGCACGGAGGCGTCAGTCCCGGTGAGATCCAAGCGCAGCGTGCCGCACTTCTTCACGCCGGGCTCGGTGATGAAGCTGACGTTGTCCTGCTCCGAGCTGTAGATGTTGATCACTATCACTAACTGGGAAGGCTTGGCAGGCGTGTAGCTGCGGGTCACAGTCTCTCCCAGGGCTACAGACTGGTCGGCTGAGATGAACTTGTCGAAGACGTCGGTGCACCAGCGCGTGCCGTCCTTGACCAGCAGCTTCTCCGGGGGGTGCTTGCCCTCCACGAAGCGGTTGAGCACCCCCACGCCGTAGGTCAGCGGGGAGCGCCGCACCTTGATGACCGCAGGGTCGAGGCCAAAGAGAACAGCTCCTTTGAGGATGGTCAGCCCCACATCCTGGGGAATGATCACCCGGCACCTGGAGCCAAACGCGCTCTGCACGGCTTGCTGCAGCAAGGGGGACTCGGCGAAGCCGCCCACCAGGAACAGGAACTTCACATTGGTCACCTCTGGCTTATCGAACACCTCACCTGAGCAGAAAGAGAGAGCATCCACTAAAATCCACTTTGACAAGGCAATGCAAGTGAAAATGGCAATGTCTGAGAGCCCCGAGTGTTCCACGTGCATGATCTGAAACTGCCACATCCGTGCCCACACTGCCACCCCCTCAGCACCAGTCCCACTTCTGTTATCTCTAGTGTATTTCACTATGAATTCACTCACCTCAAACCAAACAACATTTATGAAGTTGGCCTTTAAAACCAACCCTTTATTACATTCCAGATAAATCACTCCATTCCAAATTCACTTATTATTTTTGACCCCAGCAGAACCACAATAACTACCATCTGCAAAATAATCCCTCTTTACATTTTTTACAGATTTTCCTTCCTAGCTTAAGCCTACATCTACTTTCAAGAAAACCATGCAGTGCAGTTGTAGGCCCACTTTTAGTTCAAACAAGTGAGTTACCTGTCACAACTGTTGTAGTCCCAGGtgtctccctccctgctcacaTATAAGATGCTCTATACTTGTTGTCTTATTAAGTTCTGAAATTTAGCTAATAATCCCTCACACACGATGAGCAAAGCTGGACATTTCTTCCAAATAGTGCTTTAAATCTTGTAAAAAGCACACTTTTCTTACCACAAGCATTCTACTCTACTTGATACTAATTTCATCTTCAGCTAGGAAGACCTTAAATAGTAACTTTCCCAATAAACACATGTCACTTTCCATTACTggacaaataaattcattgctGCTTAAGCCATGCCTGGAAGTACTTTTACCATGATGCATCATTTACTATTTGTGCTTTAGAGATGTCAGTGATGGTCATGAACAAATGTGACCTTCCACTAGGGGGGAATGAATTGGAGGTCTTAATAGCTGGAATACTCAGAAATGAGATACAACTCTGGCATAATTTGGTTGTTGTCTGaaccaggaaaaagaaaggcagGATGTGGGTTTCTCAGTGGATGTCAGCCCTCTGAATGCTTGCAGCCCTGAAAGCACAGAGTAATTGGAGTTCAGGCAGTAACAGAACTGAATCACACTCAGTAACAAGCACTAGAGCTAGGCAGGTGTGTGCTCAGGACACATCCCttacttttattattttcctaGCTGGTCTGTAGAGAACTGCAAGTTTCAGAATTGAATTCCTTGCCACAACTGGTGAATACCAGGAGTTGTTACTGGGTTGAAATGGGTGAGCAAAGCTCCAGTTTGAGCTCAGCCAGGAAGTGGAACCCCACGCAGATACGTACTCAGGTGCTGAACAATCTGGTCAATTGTAGGTTTGAAAAGAGCATTCATTGCATCTGGGCTCATCCTCAGCATTCCCTGGGAGGACCACTTCACAAAGTCCACACTGCAAAGGAACATGAGAAAGAGCATTAAAGCATTGCAGCTGAGCTGTGAACCAACCAGCATTAAACAAATTAATGAGTTTACAGAATCTGCATGCATGTTCCTTGGAACAAAGTGCTCCACCTCACCCTAACCCCATACCAACTGCAGTTATGTAAAACTTGAAGGGAGAATTATTATTTTGGCTTGTCtaattgttgttttctttgcctGATTGCCTTCTGCAGCATTAGCAATGCTCAACTGCTCTCTGAAACAGCTGGCAGTCAATGCAGTGCTCGCTCATCTGAAACAGCACTGATTCATCCCCAGAAGGGCAACATTTAGATTATAGCAGTGGCAGGCCAAAGCCACTGGAAACACACAAGGAAAACAAGCAACTTGGGAAGCCTCAGGAGGCAGAAGAGAGAATTGCATTTTTAATGAGGCGTAACATTTATGAAGTGAACACTGGCGTTATGCTGTTCTACCACTGATACACATCTGTATAGCTCAGTAATGTCCCTTACATTCATGCACATTATATGTTAACCTTTACACTCTTTCTATCCTCTTATCCAAttgatttaatttcatttaaaggGAGCATTTAGCATTTCCTCTAAGATTCACCATTAAGACTACTAATAAAGAGGAGATGGCATCATGAGGAGGAGGATTTCCAGaaatttttaatgatttcaGAACCTCAGCCTCATTTATAAAGCAACTTTTAGCTGGATTCCAAGTCACTTAAGCTTCCAGTACATTCACCAATAACTTCTGAAGAGATGCAGGAGTTCCACTCTGCATACTACATTCAACACTGGCTAGTTTAAAAAATTAGGGTACAGGTACTAAATATCAGATCTTCCTCTCTCAGGTCCCAAGCATTCTGTTCCAGATTCACAGGTTCTCTTGCTCATTCTCATTAAACTCCAGGTTTTCCATAATATGTAACTTCAAGAGATGCAAAATGCCCACTTCTACTTTGTGCTCACTTCCTTTTCTACAGCAGCCCACGATCTTGTCACTTGGAATGACTTCTTGATACTGAAAATCATGAATTAAGATCTCTGGAGGGGATTATGTCTCCCTGCCTATCAAGTAAATTATCAAGCTTGTTAAAGAGGCAAGATAAGAAGCAAAGCCTGCGATCACTTCAAAAGCTGAATGCTTCCCCTTACAGAGCTTTATGCAGTAGTGTATGTTTTCTCCAGTGATCTGATACTGTTAATAACTTCCCTCAAGCCATGAACATATTTTCACATTTCACAATCTTGGACTTCTTTTTTAGGACCCAGGCTGCTAAAAATTAAGGTTCTAGGCAATAAATTCTGTGTTTGATCTGACATTCCTAATTAACATGCAAGAGACTCACAATATACAGTCAAAGAAAGTGATGCAGCGGTGACCTAAAGAGTCATAGAAAGTAATACCTGAAAAGTGCAAGTCTTGTACAGAAAAGCTTTTGCTAGAAATTGATAAGAACTTTTCATTCTGGAAACTGCACCGGATGCAACCCCATTTTCTCATCCTTGCACTAAACTTCAACACTATTCTCTGTCACTCCTAATGTAATTagggtattttaataatttgtcTTTGCTACCAGTAGTTAATTCTGCATCCATGTGCTTCTCTACTCACTTGCTTTTCCTCAAGGCATGTTCCACACTGTGCCCTCGGAACTTCTTGTAGTAGTCGATGAAGGAGAAGGGCAGGGTGATGTTCAGGGGGTTGGTCCTGTCGGGAGCTGCCGCCCGCTTGCGGGACTCGAACGCGATCATCAGATCCACCCAGGCCGCGGGGCGCTTGATTTTAAACTGCTCAATGAAATCTTCCCCAAAGATTTTACACAGCAGCTTCTCAAACTCATAGTCCACACCTAGAGAACCGTATGGGCCACCTGTAGCACAGACAAAACACAGCTTTAATATTCTGGATATTCTTTAATATTCCTATGACATTTCGAGTTGGCCACACATGCATCAGAACGACACTCTCAGGACTGCCATAGGAGAAGGTTCACAAAAAGAGGATCTCTGCTAAATGTAACAGTTGGTCTAATACACAACATGATCTTACCTTTGTCTCAACTGTTACTCCTGTATCATCACAGCCACTCTAACACTTTAAATGAGTGATTCAGCCACCCAGCAGCTGGGCTATCGTAGAAACAGGGAATCCCCCAGCCAGGTAATAATGTGctttgactccatgattcagaaTGCTGAACAACTGCTTTATTAAagctatactatattacactaaatttaaaactatactgaagaGATACTATACTATACCATACAAAAGATATTAAAGAAAAAGCCATGACTGTCTgagacagccaggacacagctttgacccaactggccaaggaaacaaaacaatcttCACTGGTGTCCAATAACCAAATCACTTTTCGTAAAAACAATCTCCCTAAGGCATTCCACAGGTGCAAAACAAGAGGAGCAGTgaatagagataagaattgtctTCTCTTgttctctgaggtttctcaaTGTCTTTCCCAcgaaaaatcctgggagagagaattatgtctccctctgttcagaaaatgtgaatgccacactgGGTTATACTAATTTTGTGTGCTGGTCTCATTTCAGGAAGAACTGTCCATAAAATGCAATAAAGCACACATTTCCTCCACTGACAAGCCAAAAcattacataaatatataatacaCAATCTAATTACATAAAGCAAGCAGTGGAGGTGACATTACCTGTTGCTTTGTAGAGCTCCTTCAGATGTCCTTCAGGAAGCCTGATCTGATGGACAGTCATGTCCACTGTGCCTCCTCCGCTGTCAACCACGATGTACCGATCACCTGCAGTGCCAAGGGGACAGGCCAGGCCCATTTACACCactgtgagcacagagctcacTGCAGTGAGAGCTCCTGAGGGCACCAGATAAGGGCCTACAGACAGCCAGCAATGGCCCTGCTGAAGACCTATCTTTGCTAGTATTTACAACACAATGATTGATAACAAACATCAAAGTCAGATGTCAAAAGCTGTTAATGCAGCACAGCTGAAAAGTGGGACTGCTCATGCTGCTGGTGTACATCCTAGTGGGCTACCAAATATTATACCATATTTACAAAGCCTGTTCTGAGGAAAATATTCCAGTTGCATGGAATAATACCTTCACTATCTCATTAATAAATCTTATTATGCTAGAGCATACAGAATTGCAATTCAGCGCTTGTAACTAAGAAGAGCACGTGAActtgtgaatttttttccttttcccctttataACCACTGTGAGAACAATGCAGTGCACAGCACCTTTATGGGAAACACAATATTTGCCTGTAACACAAAACCAGTGAGAGCCAAGTTTGCTGAAGAAAGGACAGTACCTTCCTCCAGCTCAGACCAGATCTCTCCTATGACATTTTCCACCATGAAGGTTCGGCTCTGCCGGTTCCGGCGCACGTGCTCCTTCCCTAGTGATTGCCAGAAAAAAGTTATTGAGCATAAAAAAgcatgaagaaataaaataaaaaaacctgcAGGCAACAATACAAGCAGGCTGGCAGATCTGTATGTATCCCTTCTGAACAAATGTACAAAAATTATTGCACTGGGACCAGGAACATTAGAATGTCATTcctgggaagaaggaaaaatggtttACAGCCGCCCTGATCCTCCTTGATATTGTTATATATACTTATTTGTCTTTAAATCTATATGAATTACCTAATAGAAATAATGCAAACTAATTCTATATAGTGACAATCTAATAATAAGACAGCTATAAACAGGTCTGACTTGCAGTTTTTCAATATGCTCTGGCTTGCAAAGcgtgtgctggcagcagggtggggggctggcagccagctgtgctcacagcagccagctgTGCTCACGGCAGCCTCCACAACCAGCAggtggcagccccagcccacgCCCAGACAAGCCCCCACCACCCGGGAGGGAGAacattcccacatttccaaAAGCCACTGCTCATTTTCAGTGCTCAGGCAAATACGCCTCCCCAGCCTCTCAGGATGCCAGTCTACCCCAAAACAAGCAGCCAGAAGCGCTGCTGCTCAGATTAGTCAGAGTTAATCTTAGGGACAAGTAAGAACTGGAATTAGTCTTAAGGACACAGTGATCACCAGGGCTGAACCTcacaatatttaaaatatacatCAATTAAAAACTAAGTGTAATCTTGCAAGAATACTTATTACTTATTGTAACAACCCATTAACTTAAAAGACTTAACTGCTACTTAGGCATTTTAAAGATGCAGAACAGTCTGTCAGGAGAAAGCAGGGTAGTGAGAACCTCTGCTATTTATGCCTCTAAATCAACCTCCATAAGTGAACGATCAAAAAAACCTACATTCCTTGTGTTATCATCACTCACCTTCAAAGGCACTTCATAAAACACTACAAGAGAGGCAGCCTGTCATAAGCAGAAATTCTTTCTGAAAATACCAGCATGCAAATCACAGAATGCACTTTGCTTCCTATTTCTGTAGTGCCTGTTATCAGAAAATAGAGCATCAGCTCCACTTGCTCCTGCACCCTCCCCAAGAAGACTCCACAATGCAGAGaagctgccccagcctcagtTCAGGGactgggcagcacagggagagctcagaTGAAGAATTCCATGGCAGAACAAGAACTAGGTCCAAGTGAGGGCCTGTCAAGCTCACAGAAATCAATGGCAATCCTTTCATTCCCTCCTGTGGGCTAGAAGTGAACACATGAGCCAGTCTTTGACTACAACTGAAGCAAGCTTATCCTTGCTACTATGAACACTAAAATTTCTGTTTTGACTTCACAGCAATAATATGGCCCTTGGAGTGCTTCTCTCTGTTTATATTTATAGGGTTTTTCTCCTTAATCTGTTCTCAGCTTGTCTTGGGTGCTTGCCATGCCTTTATGAAATTTTAATTCCAACCCCAAATTAATTCACTCCAAACtttgttttcattaattttgACATTAAACCTTTCTCATCCCCAATAGCTTTTTACCATGCAAAGTCAAGAATGAGAGTGGTACTCCCACCCAAGAAAAAGCCCATTAGCAGAAATCCACAATCTGCCAGATTTTGCCCAGCTTCAAAACCTTAACCAGATAAACTCCTTTATTATTTTCCCAGAAGCAAATCCCTGTGTTGTCTGAAAGTGAGTTCATGTAACATCACATGGAACTGGAACATTTCAGGGCACAAATGAGGGGGACAGAAGCCAAGGGGCCCTGAAGGGACAGGATCCTGAAAACAGATTGTGTCCTGTACTCTGCATGGGCCTCCAAACA includes:
- the HSPA12A gene encoding heat shock 70 kDa protein 12A isoform X2, whose translation is MSEAESGAADAVSTSAYSSPAKSLGDPGITPLSPSHIVKDSDAEDAVEQLFLVVVAIDFGTTSSGYAYSFTKEPECIHVMRRWEGGDPGVSNQKTPTTILLTPERKFHSFGYAARDFYHDLDPTESKHWLYFEKFKMKLHTTGNLTMETDLTAANGKKVKALEIFAYALQFFKEQALKELSDQGGSDFENTEVRWVITVPAIWKQPAKQFMRQAAYKAGMASPENPEQLIIALEPEAASIYCRKLRLHQMIDLSSRAPVNGYSPSDTIGTGFTQGKEHVRRNRQSRTFMVENVIGEIWSELEEGDRYIVVDSGGGTVDMTVHQIRLPEGHLKELYKATGGPYGSLGVDYEFEKLLCKIFGEDFIEQFKIKRPAAWVDLMIAFESRKRAAAPDRTNPLNITLPFSFIDYYKKFRGHSVEHALRKSNVDFVKWSSQGMLRMSPDAMNALFKPTIDQIVQHLSEVFDKPEVTNVKFLFLVGGFAESPLLQQAVQSAFGSRCRVIIPQDVGLTILKGAVLFGLDPAVIKVRRSPLTYGVGVLNRFVEGKHPPEKLLVKDGTRWCTDVFDKFISADQSVALGETVTRSYTPAKPSQLVIVINIYSSEQDNVSFITEPGVKKCGTLRLDLTGTDASVPNRREIKTLMQFGDTEIKAMAVDVATSKSVKVGIDFLNY
- the HSPA12A gene encoding heat shock 70 kDa protein 12A isoform X1, encoding MSAETDAVSTSAYSSPAKSLGDPGITPLSPSHIVKDSDAEDAVEQLFLVVVAIDFGTTSSGYAYSFTKEPECIHVMRRWEGGDPGVSNQKTPTTILLTPERKFHSFGYAARDFYHDLDPTESKHWLYFEKFKMKLHTTGNLTMETDLTAANGKKVKALEIFAYALQFFKEQALKELSDQGGSDFENTEVRWVITVPAIWKQPAKQFMRQAAYKAGMASPENPEQLIIALEPEAASIYCRKLRLHQMIDLSSRAPVNGYSPSDTIGTGFTQGKEHVRRNRQSRTFMVENVIGEIWSELEEGDRYIVVDSGGGTVDMTVHQIRLPEGHLKELYKATGGPYGSLGVDYEFEKLLCKIFGEDFIEQFKIKRPAAWVDLMIAFESRKRAAAPDRTNPLNITLPFSFIDYYKKFRGHSVEHALRKSNVDFVKWSSQGMLRMSPDAMNALFKPTIDQIVQHLSEVFDKPEVTNVKFLFLVGGFAESPLLQQAVQSAFGSRCRVIIPQDVGLTILKGAVLFGLDPAVIKVRRSPLTYGVGVLNRFVEGKHPPEKLLVKDGTRWCTDVFDKFISADQSVALGETVTRSYTPAKPSQLVIVINIYSSEQDNVSFITEPGVKKCGTLRLDLTGTDASVPNRREIKTLMQFGDTEIKAMAVDVATSKSVKVGIDFLNY